The genome window GTTCATGCGGTTGATGCACCGCAGGTAGGTGGATTTGCCGCAGCCGGACGGGCCTATGAGCGCGCTGACCTGGTTCTCTTCGAATTCTATGGTGATGTCTTCAAGAGCCTTGAAATCCGAATAGTAGAAATTCAGGTTCCTGGAAGCCACCTTGATGGCATTTCCCATGCTTTACTCCGTCGGTGAAAATCTTGCGGACGCAACGGGAGCGTCCGCGTTCCTTGATCCACCCTGAGTATCCCCCGGTCGTTACAGGCCCATGACCCGTTTGTTACGATTGCGTGACAGAGAGGGGCGGCAAGACCTTGGGACGGATAAAGCGGTCAATGAACCCTGTTCCGGCGCTTCAGCCCTACCCCATAAGCGCCCGCAGAGTAGCGCCGACCATGACCAGGGCCACCGTGCAGTTGACCGCCACGCGAACGCGGTCCGAGCGCAGCAGCCGCACCAGGGAGGCCCCGGCCACGCACCACAGGCCGTGGAAGAAGACCAGGGAGACCGTGTACGTGGCGGCAAAGGCCAGGAACTGGGGAGTCAGGGGCAGGTCGGGATTGCTGAACTGGGCGAAGCCCACCACGGAAACGGCCCAGCCCTTGGGATTGAGCGGATGGATGAGCAGCCCGTCGCGAAAGGCGAAGCTGCGCTCGGATGCGTCGGGCGGATTGATGTTCATGCGCACCACCTTCCAGGCCAGGTACAGGATGTAGGCCGTGCCGCAGACCCGGATGACCGTGAAGGCGGTCTCCGAGGCCATGAGCAGTTCGCCCAGTCCGAAGGCCAGCGCGATGTTGGTGAACACGAGCCCGGTGGCGGTCCCGGCCCAGAACGGCAGGGCTTTGCGCAGGCCCAGGGTCTGGCCCACGGCCATGTGGGCGAGGTTGCCCGGGCCGGGCGTGCTGGTGACGGCGAAAACGTAAAGCAGGAACGGGTAATTCAACATAGGAGCCTCGTTAATCCATAATGGTTCGATGCGCTACAGCAACGCCCGCAGGGTCGCGCCGACCATGACCAGGGCCACCGTGCAGTTGACCGCCACGCGGACGCGGTCCGAACGCAGCACGCGCACCAGGGAGACCCCGGCCACGCACCACAGGCTGTGAAAGGAAACCTGGAAGAACATGAAGGTGAGCACAAAGGTGACCACCTGCGGCACAAGCGGCGCGGCCGGGTCGCTGAACTGGGAGAACCCGACCACGGCCATGGCCCAGCTCTTGGGGCTCAGGGGATGGATGAGCGCGCCGTCCCGAAAGGTGAACCGCTTCACCTCGCCGGGAGCGTCCACAGTGAGGTTCACCACCTTCCAGGCCAGGTACAGGATGTAGGCCATGCCCACCACCTTGAGGACCATGGCCACGGTCTCCGAGGCCATGAGCGCCTCGCC of Salidesulfovibrio onnuriiensis contains these proteins:
- a CDS encoding LysE family translocator — translated: MLNYPFLLYVFAVTSTPGPGNLAHMAVGQTLGLRKALPFWAGTATGLVFTNIALAFGLGELLMASETAFTVIRVCGTAYILYLAWKVVRMNINPPDASERSFAFRDGLLIHPLNPKGWAVSVVGFAQFSNPDLPLTPQFLAFAATYTVSLVFFHGLWCVAGASLVRLLRSDRVRVAVNCTVALVMVGATLRALMG
- a CDS encoding LysE family translocator, with protein sequence MFTMPFVLFVIAMTGTPGPGNLTHMAIGQATGFRSALPFLAGTTFGAVSLDTAVGFGLGEALMASETVAMVLKVVGMAYILYLAWKVVNLTVDAPGEVKRFTFRDGALIHPLSPKSWAMAVVGFSQFSDPAAPLVPQVVTFVLTFMFFQVSFHSLWCVAGVSLVRVLRSDRVRVAVNCTVALVMVGATLRALL